One stretch of Paroedura picta isolate Pp20150507F chromosome 13, Ppicta_v3.0, whole genome shotgun sequence DNA includes these proteins:
- the DLG3 gene encoding disks large homolog 3 isoform X6 gives MMNSSMSSGSGSLRTSEKRSLYVRALFDYDRTRDSCLPSQGLSFSYGDILHVINASDDEWWQARLVTPHGESEQIGVIPSKKRVEKKERARLKTVKFHARTGMIESNRSIKTKRKKSFRLSRKFPFYKSKENMAQESSGQEQGVTSNTSDSESSSKGQEDTILSYEPVTRQEIHYARPVIILGPMKDRVNDDLISEFPHKFGSCVPHTTRPRRENEVDGQDYHFVGSREQMEKDIQDSKFIEAGQFNDNLYGTSIQSVRAVAERGKHCILDVSGNAIKRLQQAQLYPIAIFIKPKSIEALMEMNRRQTYEQANKVFDKAMKLEQEFGEYFTAIVQGDSLEEIYSKIKQIIEDQSGHYIWVPSPEKL, from the exons GGCCCTCTTCGACTATGATCGAACTCGGGACAGCTGCTTGCCCAGTCAGGGACTCAGTTTTTCTTATGGGGACATCTTACACGTTATTAATGCCTCAGATGATGAATGGTGGCAGGCAAGGCTAGTAACACCTCATGGAGAGAGTGAGCAGATTGGGGTCATCCCCAGCAAGAAGAG agtggaaaagaaggaaagagcacGGTTGAAAACAGTGAAATTCCACGCCCGGACTGGGATGATCGAGTCCAACAGG TCGATCAAAACGAAACGTAAAAAGAGTTTCCGCCTCTCTCGAAAGTTCCCATTTTACAAGAGCAAAGAGAACATGGCCCAGGAGAGCAGCGGACAGGAAC AGGGAGTAACATCAAACACCAGTGACAGTGAAAGCAGTTCCA AAGGACAAGAGGACACAATTCTGTCGTATGAACCTGTGACACGGCAAGAAA TTCACTACGCAAGGCCCGTGATCATTCTGGGGCCCATGAAGGATCGAGTCAATGATGACCTTATCTCAGAGTTCCCTCACAAATTTGGCTCCTGTGTACCAC ACACTACCAGGCCCCGGCGTGAGAATGAAGTGGATGGTCAGGATTACCATTTTGTGGGATCGCGGGAGCAGATGGAAAAGGACATTCAAGACAGCAAGTTCATTGAGGCGGGGCAGTTCAATGACAATCTCTATGGGACCAGTATTCAGTCTGTGCGGGCAGTAGCAGAGAGG GGGAAACACTGCATTCTTGATGTGTCCGGCAATGCTATCAAGCGGTTGCAGCAAGCACAACTGTACCCCATTGCCATTTTCATCAAGCCAAAATCCATTGAAGCGCTTAT GGAGATGAACCGGAGGCAGACATATGAGCAAGCCAACAAAGTGTTCGACAAAGCCATGAAATTGGAACAGGAGTTTGGAGAGTATTTTACAG CCATTGTACAAGGAGACTCTCTGGAGGAGATTTACAGCAAAATCAAACAGATAATAGAGGACCAATCTGGGCATTATATTTGGGTCCCGTCCCCTGAGAAACTGTGA